In bacterium, the genomic stretch CGGTGTCCGGGGGCGGTGCGCGCTGATGGTCCGCGTCAAGATCTGCGGGATCCGTCGCCTCGAGGACGCGCTCACCGCAGTCGCGGCCGGCGCGGACGCGATCGGCCTCAACTTCTGGCGTCCGGGGCGCCGGTACGTCACGCCGGAGACGGCGCGCGCGATCACCCGGGCGCTCCCGCCGTTCGTGGCCAAGGTCGGGGTCTTCGCCGACGAGGAGGCGGACGTGATCCGGAAGGTCGCCGGCACGTGCGGCCTCGACGCGCTGCAGCTCCATGGGGAGGAGAGCCCGGAGTTCTGCGGCCAGTTCGACCGGCCCGTGATCAAGGGGATCAAGATCCGCGACGCCGCGAGCCTCAAGCAGCTCGAACGCTACCACGTGGCCGCGTTCATCCTCGACACGCTCGTGCCCGGGGAGATGGGCGGCACGGGGCGGACGTTCGACTGGTCGCTCGCGCGGGCCGCCCGCGCGGCCGGGCCGGTGATCCTCTCGGGCGGCCTCACGCCCGAGAACGTCGCCGACGCGATTCGCGCGGCCGAACCATATGCCGTGGACGTCGCGTCCGGGGTCGAGACGAACGGCGAAAAGGATCCGGCGAAGATCCGCGCGTTCATCGCGCGCGTGCAGGAGTGGAACTCGGCGGAGGTGCGGTCGTGAAGACGGCGCAGCGCAAGACGCGGGTTGAGCCCCGGGGGCGGTTCGGCCCGTACGGGGGCCGGTACGTGCCGGAGACGCTGATCCCCGCGCTCGAGGAGCTGGAGGCGGCGTTCCACGACGCGCGCCGCGATCCGGCGTTCAACGCGGAGCTGGACCGGTATCTCCGCACCTACTGCGGGCGGCCGACGCCGCTGTACTTCGCGCGGCGCCTGACGGAGACGCTCGGGGGCGCCCGGATCTATCTCAAGCGCGAGGACCTGCTCCACACCGGCGCGCACAAGATCAACAACACGGTCGGTCAGGTCTTGCTCGCGGTCCGGATGGGGAAGCGGCGGATCATCGCCGAGACCGGGGCCGGCCAGCACGGGGTCGCCACGGCCGCGACCGCCGCGGCGTTCGGCCTGCCGTGCGACGTGTACATGGGCGCCGAGGACATGGAGCGGCAGGCCCTCAACGTGTTTCGCATGCGCCTGCTCGGCACCCGCGTCATCTCCGTGGAAGGCGGGAGCCGCACGCTGAAGGACGCGATCAACGAGGCGCTGCGCGACTGGGTGACGAACGTGCGGGACACATTCTACGTGTTCGGCACGGTCGCGGGGCCCCATCCGTATCCCACGATCGTCCGCGAGTTCCACGCGGTGATCGGCGAGGAGGCGCGCGAGCAGATCCGGGCCGTCGAAGGACGGCTGCCCGACTGCTGCGTCGCCTGCATCGGCGGCGGCAGCAACGCGATGGGCCTGTTCCACGCGTTCCGGGGCGATCCGGGCGT encodes the following:
- the trpB gene encoding tryptophan synthase subunit beta, which encodes MKTAQRKTRVEPRGRFGPYGGRYVPETLIPALEELEAAFHDARRDPAFNAELDRYLRTYCGRPTPLYFARRLTETLGGARIYLKREDLLHTGAHKINNTVGQVLLAVRMGKRRIIAETGAGQHGVATAATAAAFGLPCDVYMGAEDMERQALNVFRMRLLGTRVISVEGGSRTLKDAINEALRDWVTNVRDTFYVFGTVAGPHPYPTIVREFHAVIGEEAREQIRAVEGRLPDCCVACIGGGSNAMGLFHAFRGDPGVALVGVEAAGRGLATGQHAASLSAGSPGVLHGAYSYLLQDAGGQVQPTHSISAGLDYPGVGPEHSYMKDTGRARYVAVTDDEALEAFHLLSRTEGILPALESAHAIAHLNTLAPALGRDKIIVVNLSGRGDKDVNTVAKAMGEDLGVRR
- a CDS encoding phosphoribosylanthranilate isomerase, whose amino-acid sequence is MVRVKICGIRRLEDALTAVAAGADAIGLNFWRPGRRYVTPETARAITRALPPFVAKVGVFADEEADVIRKVAGTCGLDALQLHGEESPEFCGQFDRPVIKGIKIRDAASLKQLERYHVAAFILDTLVPGEMGGTGRTFDWSLARAARAAGPVILSGGLTPENVADAIRAAEPYAVDVASGVETNGEKDPAKIRAFIARVQEWNSAEVRS